The following proteins are encoded in a genomic region of Sorangiineae bacterium MSr12523:
- a CDS encoding tetratricopeptide repeat protein translates to MSSSSVVPSLTPTTILHLPISSICSKEAEAHYRAGLTAVQGASWEVASTEFQKATVADPTCPEAAVQLSLITYAFNTITEVREQYRRALSLRDAMSERDRAMLDALSPLILSEPADRSEWARRLDVLAERFPLDAQILYNAGRAHMMSATSASEVEHVLDVTIRSLTIDPRYADSWQQEAQALIYLGKYDEAIAALDKCLEVAPGAADCLTERITARQASGQCGEIAADARRWIATVPSAYWSYVDLANALFLEGAPTESVELALEQARNNYPGPRRDIFFTRYRIALTVLNGDLAKAEELSQQLIELARDSSMEFDRLNASAFMVDLLIETGRGEAAAKLAEQVLRRKGALADGYWPAKDEPFLWGTLLARDKITLSRWQTETDLWAARVHSNFTLRQLWGYRWGPVSTIRDLAQQAWSQRPNELASASLLGERREARSQARLAEGRIALAVGENEEAVAVLESATKNCNGIHNPLYGPRAYYWLGQAKERVNDAAGACAAYDAVLKIWGKAKPRSLTADDARKRVRALGCKR, encoded by the coding sequence GTGTCCTCCTCCTCGGTGGTGCCCTCGCTCACACCTACGACGATTTTGCACCTTCCCATCTCGTCCATCTGCAGCAAGGAAGCGGAGGCTCACTATCGGGCAGGACTCACTGCGGTGCAGGGAGCTTCTTGGGAAGTAGCTTCCACTGAATTTCAGAAAGCGACGGTTGCCGATCCCACATGCCCCGAGGCAGCCGTGCAGCTTTCATTGATCACGTATGCCTTCAATACGATCACCGAGGTGCGCGAGCAGTATCGACGGGCGCTTTCCCTTCGGGATGCGATGAGCGAACGAGATCGCGCGATGCTCGATGCATTGTCCCCGCTCATCTTGTCCGAGCCGGCCGATCGCAGTGAGTGGGCACGACGGCTGGACGTTCTGGCGGAGCGATTCCCGCTGGATGCGCAAATTCTGTACAACGCAGGACGCGCCCACATGATGTCTGCCACGAGTGCCTCGGAGGTGGAACACGTTCTCGATGTTACGATACGCTCCCTGACCATTGACCCTCGATATGCCGATTCCTGGCAACAGGAAGCGCAAGCCCTCATCTATCTAGGGAAATATGACGAAGCCATCGCTGCCCTCGACAAATGTCTCGAAGTAGCGCCAGGTGCGGCGGATTGCCTCACGGAAAGAATCACTGCGAGGCAGGCGAGCGGCCAATGTGGGGAAATTGCCGCCGACGCGCGAAGGTGGATTGCAACGGTGCCCAGTGCATACTGGTCGTATGTCGATTTGGCGAACGCGCTTTTTCTCGAGGGAGCACCCACGGAAAGCGTAGAGCTCGCGCTCGAACAGGCGCGAAACAACTATCCGGGACCAAGAAGAGATATCTTCTTCACGCGCTACCGTATTGCATTGACCGTTCTAAACGGTGACTTGGCGAAGGCCGAAGAACTCTCGCAGCAATTGATCGAACTCGCGCGCGATTCGTCCATGGAGTTCGACCGTCTCAACGCGAGTGCATTCATGGTCGATTTGTTGATTGAAACGGGACGGGGTGAAGCAGCTGCAAAGCTGGCGGAGCAAGTCCTGCGTCGCAAGGGGGCTCTGGCCGACGGTTACTGGCCTGCGAAAGACGAGCCGTTCCTTTGGGGTACATTGCTCGCGCGAGACAAGATCACGCTTTCACGCTGGCAAACCGAAACGGATTTGTGGGCAGCTCGCGTTCACTCGAATTTTACCCTGCGGCAGCTCTGGGGATATCGCTGGGGACCCGTGAGCACCATTCGAGACCTTGCGCAGCAAGCCTGGAGTCAGCGGCCTAATGAGCTCGCAAGTGCATCGTTGCTGGGCGAACGACGCGAAGCGCGGAGCCAAGCTCGACTTGCGGAAGGGCGAATTGCATTGGCCGTTGGTGAGAACGAGGAGGCCGTCGCGGTGCTCGAATCGGCCACCAAGAATTGCAACGGTATCCACAATCCGCTCTACGGACCGCGCGCCTACTATTGGCTCGGGCAAGCCAAAGAGCGCGTCAACGATGCGGCTGGTGCCTGCGCTGCCTACGACGCCGTGCTCAAGATATGGGGCAAAGCCAAACCGCGCTCTCTCACGGCGGACGATGCGCGAAAACGAGTTCGGGCCCTTGGGTGCAAGCGGTGA
- a CDS encoding ATP-binding protein, with protein sequence MLLRGRRGVHWLFAAFSLEVALWWGSQSLFGLFQATIWARATAVLTVLLPQFAVHLFQSIVPLDSDAERPSTLTKFATAVGIPVLVLELSPYHETPFALGLTYFYVFGLIAAALVSLALRGRKSPSRAVRDRVNFLVAVGAAATTFTLADFLSFLGVYLPPIGAVLSIVFLFVLAESLARPRLADLYEMAGRLLVATALAFALAGIFYVFVTYIGRFNTMYLNAVLAAIVFLVLFEPLQNEVETRMHQFFFRERYDLETSIDELKRRLSHVLEIDEMAETVLAGLESSHRVTSCAIYLRDQDGNGFDMIGSVGDEPVMRLETLSVRPLLDRLQATVSLSLEEIAREQKDSPLLTVASATLGPHKNSVLLAVKGDEGEIVGVICIADERMRDAFTPEEIALLETVASQIGVAIANSRIYSRMKERDRLAALGAMAAGLAHEVKNPLGAIKGAAQLLEESEEGASAPGASDSREFVGIILEEVDRLNRVVASFLDYARPHAGNPIPLDINAAVRRTMQILTSQKAESLEFRMELTEPLPRAKIDAEQFRQVLINVIQNGAQAMDGRGRITVSTARRTRRRPWPSRQESERPAVSERSLTNEVEMVEVSVRDTGPGISQKVLKHIFVPFFTTKEQGTGLGLAISQSIVQNAGGIIDVQTQAGAGTTFTILLPAATDTLRTPLGTPTPTNLLTSS encoded by the coding sequence ATGCTGCTTCGCGGGCGCCGCGGCGTCCATTGGCTCTTCGCGGCCTTCTCTCTAGAAGTCGCACTTTGGTGGGGCAGTCAATCGCTCTTCGGGCTGTTTCAGGCGACCATTTGGGCACGTGCCACCGCGGTGCTCACCGTGCTGTTGCCACAGTTCGCGGTGCACCTATTTCAATCGATCGTACCGCTCGACAGTGACGCCGAGCGGCCCTCGACACTGACGAAGTTCGCGACGGCGGTCGGTATACCGGTCCTCGTTCTCGAATTATCGCCGTATCACGAGACGCCGTTTGCATTGGGGCTCACGTACTTCTACGTGTTCGGCCTCATTGCGGCCGCATTGGTATCATTGGCGCTTCGCGGGCGAAAAAGCCCTTCACGCGCGGTGCGCGATCGCGTGAACTTCCTCGTTGCCGTCGGTGCCGCGGCCACGACGTTTACGCTCGCCGACTTTCTCTCATTCTTGGGCGTGTACCTGCCGCCGATCGGCGCAGTGCTATCCATCGTCTTTCTCTTCGTGCTCGCCGAGTCGCTTGCGCGGCCACGGCTAGCAGACCTCTACGAAATGGCGGGCCGGCTGCTCGTGGCTACGGCGCTCGCCTTCGCGCTGGCCGGCATCTTCTACGTATTCGTCACGTACATTGGCCGCTTCAACACGATGTATTTGAACGCGGTCCTCGCCGCCATCGTATTCTTGGTCCTCTTCGAGCCGCTGCAGAACGAAGTCGAAACGCGGATGCATCAGTTCTTCTTCCGCGAGCGCTACGACCTAGAGACGAGCATCGACGAGCTGAAGCGCCGTCTTTCGCACGTCCTCGAGATCGACGAAATGGCCGAAACGGTGCTCGCGGGCCTGGAAAGCTCGCACCGGGTCACTTCGTGCGCAATCTACCTGCGCGATCAGGACGGCAACGGCTTCGACATGATCGGCAGCGTCGGGGACGAACCGGTCATGCGACTCGAGACACTCTCGGTTCGCCCGCTCCTCGATCGCCTTCAGGCGACCGTCTCCCTTTCGCTGGAGGAGATTGCTCGCGAGCAGAAGGATTCGCCGTTGCTGACGGTTGCCTCAGCAACCCTCGGACCGCATAAAAACTCCGTCCTTTTGGCCGTCAAAGGCGACGAAGGCGAAATCGTCGGTGTCATTTGTATTGCCGATGAGCGAATGCGCGATGCCTTCACACCCGAGGAAATTGCCCTACTCGAAACGGTTGCATCCCAGATCGGCGTGGCCATCGCGAACAGCCGCATCTATTCGCGAATGAAGGAACGCGACCGCCTCGCCGCACTCGGCGCCATGGCGGCCGGTCTCGCCCACGAAGTCAAGAACCCATTGGGCGCAATCAAAGGAGCCGCACAACTCCTCGAGGAAAGCGAAGAGGGAGCATCCGCCCCGGGCGCGTCCGATAGCCGTGAGTTCGTCGGCATCATCCTCGAAGAAGTGGACCGCTTGAACCGCGTCGTCGCGAGCTTCCTCGACTACGCGCGTCCTCACGCCGGTAATCCCATTCCACTCGATATCAACGCGGCCGTACGCCGCACGATGCAGATCCTCACCAGCCAAAAGGCCGAATCCCTCGAGTTCCGAATGGAGCTCACCGAGCCGCTTCCTCGGGCAAAAATCGACGCCGAGCAGTTCCGCCAGGTTCTCATCAACGTCATTCAAAACGGCGCTCAAGCCATGGATGGCCGTGGACGCATCACCGTGAGCACTGCACGCCGCACCCGGCGCCGGCCATGGCCTTCGCGCCAAGAGAGCGAGCGCCCAGCCGTGAGCGAGCGTTCCTTGACGAACGAAGTCGAAATGGTCGAGGTCTCCGTCCGCGACACCGGCCCAGGTATCTCGCAGAAGGTGCTGAAGCACATTTTCGTCCCGTTCTTCACGACGAAAGAGCAAGGAACGGGGCTCGGGCTCGCGATCAGTCAAAGCATCGTCCAGAACGCGGGCGGCATCATCGACGTCCAGACGCAGGCAGGAGCAGGAACGACGTTCACGATTCTCCTCCCGGCGGCTACGGACACGCTGCGCACGCCGCTCGGAACACCGACACCGACGAATCTGCTGACAAGTAGCTAA